One segment of Panicum virgatum strain AP13 chromosome 1K, P.virgatum_v5, whole genome shotgun sequence DNA contains the following:
- the LOC120649827 gene encoding uncharacterized protein LOC120649827: MAASSSTPTMPAPVTATPLPGYGGYQGSAAGAEPPLRSSSGSIGTFFGVLAAVLVLTVLSCVFGRVCAAQAEGPDERYDCTRLARRWCGWPAPCRAAAKREGKPSATPPVVEVPAALPPPEEP, translated from the coding sequence atggcggcgagcagcagcacgCCAACGATGCCGGCGCCGGTGACGGCGACGCCCCTGCCGGGCTACGGCGGCTACCAGggctccgccgcgggcgccgagccgccgctccgCAGCTCATCGGGCTCCATCGGCACGTTCTTCGGGGTGCTGGCGGCCGTCCTGGTGCTCACCGTGCTGTCCTGCGTCTTCGGGCGGGTGTGCGCGGCGCAGGCCGAGGGCCCTGACGAGCGGTACGACTGCACGAGGCTGGCCCGCCGGTGGTGCGGGTGGCCGGCGCCTTGCCGGGCCGCCGCGAAGCGGGAGGGGAAGCCATCGGCGACGCCGCCCGTGGTGGAGGTGCCCGCCGCGTTGCCACCGCCGGAGGAGCCGTGA